A single Marinitoga aeolica DNA region contains:
- the csm2 gene encoding type III-A CRISPR-associated protein Csm2, translating to MSIDNVVNRIKNLKTFEDYDTEQMIKDAEIIAETAHKNGAKTNQIRKIHTHITKIYSAVSSRNLEDNIIPQDIKDEILFIKPLIAYNTVRNSNLSDLKRVLDPSIDKIKSIKSFEKFKKFYDSIVAYFKFYEENNKVNYKGGKR from the coding sequence ATGTCAATTGATAATGTTGTTAACAGGATTAAAAATTTAAAAACTTTTGAAGATTATGATACCGAGCAGATGATAAAAGATGCAGAGATAATAGCTGAAACCGCACATAAAAATGGAGCTAAAACAAATCAAATCAGAAAGATACATACTCATATAACAAAAATATATTCTGCTGTATCTTCAAGGAATTTAGAAGATAACATTATTCCACAGGATATTAAAGATGAAATACTATTTATAAAACCATTAATAGCTTATAATACTGTAAGAAATTCAAATTTATCAGATTTAAAAAGAGTATTAGATCCTTCTATAGATAAAATAAAATCGATAAAATCGTTTGAAAAATTTAAAAAATTTTATGATTCAATAGTAGCTTATTTTAAATTTTATGAAGAAAATAATAAAGTAAATTATAAAGGGGGTAAAAGATAA
- a CDS encoding ABC transporter permease — MTAYIIRRLLLLPLIIFGVTLIVFSMMQLLGEDQLLAAYVDPNSLDKMSVEELEMVKEKYGLNDDPFTRYVKWIESVAHGDLGWSIVGKEPVAKAIIHRLPSTVELALYAIFPIIGVGVWLGVQAALHRNKWQDHLIRIFSIVGWSFPDFVFGLIILMVFYSWLGWFPPGRISLQVENIINSPGFHQYTKLVTIDGLLNGRLDVFWDGLRHLIGPILTLSYLWWAYLIRITRSSMLEVLSKDYVRTARAKGLSERVVINKHAKRNALIPVATVAGSMIIGLIMGVIIVETIFVRPGIGSFAAKAAGQLDYASIMGMLLFSSLLLIVGNLIIDISYALIDPRIRYE, encoded by the coding sequence ATGACGGCGTATATTATTAGGAGGTTACTATTACTACCTCTTATAATTTTTGGAGTTACATTAATAGTTTTCTCCATGATGCAACTGCTTGGAGAAGACCAGTTATTAGCTGCATATGTAGATCCTAATTCTTTAGACAAAATGTCAGTAGAAGAATTAGAGATGGTTAAAGAAAAATATGGGCTAAATGATGATCCATTTACAAGATATGTAAAATGGATTGAATCAGTAGCTCATGGAGATTTGGGTTGGTCAATTGTTGGTAAAGAACCAGTTGCAAAAGCTATTATTCACAGATTACCTTCTACAGTAGAACTTGCATTATATGCAATATTTCCAATAATAGGTGTTGGAGTTTGGCTTGGAGTACAAGCTGCGCTGCATAGAAATAAGTGGCAAGACCATTTAATAAGAATTTTCTCAATAGTGGGATGGTCGTTCCCAGACTTTGTTTTTGGTTTAATAATTCTTATGGTGTTTTATAGTTGGCTCGGATGGTTCCCCCCTGGAAGAATTAGTCTGCAGGTTGAAAATATAATCAACTCGCCAGGCTTTCATCAATATACAAAATTAGTTACAATAGATGGATTATTAAATGGAAGATTAGATGTATTTTGGGATGGGCTCAGGCATTTAATAGGTCCTATTTTAACATTATCTTACTTATGGTGGGCATATTTAATTAGAATTACAAGATCATCAATGTTAGAAGTTTTAAGTAAAGATTATGTAAGAACTGCAAGAGCAAAAGGATTATCTGAAAGAGTTGTTATCAATAAACACGCTAAAAGAAATGCTTTAATTCCTGTTGCTACAGTAGCAGGTTCTATGATTATTGGATTGATAATGGGCGTTATTATAGTTGAAACAATATTTGTTAGACCAGGTATTGGAAGTTTTGCAGCAAAAGCTGCAGGACAATTAGACTATGCTTCAATAATGGGTATGTTATTGTTCTCATCATTATTATTGATTGTTGGAAACTTAATAATCGATATATCATATGCATTAATAGACCCAAGAATTAGATACGAGTGA
- the csm5 gene encoding type III-A CRISPR-associated RAMP protein Csm5 → MFKKIKINVKTLTPLYIGGTDSEIPISEYAKKSEVNSKGKNSIHLLRMNKKYYIKYMQESGRAFEKYIDKISEYKKDAEYIYSCKKGLGFNENRARTIRAHIRTIDGKLMIPGSSIKGAFRNAINYYFLKEDKKFILDLNNCISEAIRNRQIKRKTSKSNNFKLKDLYKNIEKHLISKKIGGNNQNKDFLRTLRFEDIVLDENIEASIYGVRIFHLTNNRFEVKRGAPIFLEAIPRNINFTISITYDEWLANEMGNLITPKDIEKIIKTYYEDIKQQDYLLNYTEKSYTLKFKDNFDNKFEYEAEDYEKYLSSFKTILNMIKDMGNLRIGNSSGWSYVSLFNLLNENNKIALRNRLYRDHGDLPAPASRKLVVYKNEDAFSPLGWLKINNIEVE, encoded by the coding sequence ATGTTTAAAAAAATAAAAATTAACGTAAAAACACTAACACCTCTTTACATAGGGGGAACAGATTCAGAAATTCCAATTAGTGAGTATGCAAAAAAATCAGAAGTTAATTCTAAAGGGAAAAACAGTATACATTTATTAAGAATGAATAAAAAGTATTATATTAAGTACATGCAAGAATCTGGAAGAGCCTTTGAAAAATATATAGATAAAATTTCTGAATATAAAAAAGATGCTGAATATATTTATTCTTGTAAAAAAGGGTTAGGATTTAATGAAAATAGAGCAAGAACAATAAGAGCACATATAAGAACTATAGACGGAAAATTAATGATTCCTGGATCGTCCATTAAAGGTGCTTTTAGAAATGCGATTAATTATTATTTTTTAAAGGAAGATAAAAAATTCATATTAGATTTAAATAATTGTATTTCAGAAGCTATAAGAAATAGGCAAATAAAAAGAAAAACTTCAAAGTCTAATAATTTCAAATTAAAAGATTTATATAAAAATATTGAGAAACATTTAATAAGTAAAAAAATTGGAGGCAATAATCAAAATAAAGATTTCTTAAGAACATTAAGATTTGAAGATATTGTTTTAGATGAAAATATCGAAGCAAGTATATATGGAGTTAGAATTTTTCATTTAACAAATAATAGATTTGAAGTAAAAAGAGGTGCTCCGATATTTTTAGAAGCAATACCTAGAAATATAAATTTCACAATATCTATTACATATGATGAATGGTTAGCGAATGAAATGGGAAATTTAATAACTCCAAAAGATATAGAAAAAATAATAAAAACATATTATGAAGATATAAAACAACAAGATTATCTTTTGAATTATACCGAAAAAAGTTATACACTAAAATTTAAAGATAACTTTGACAATAAATTCGAATATGAAGCTGAAGACTACGAAAAGTACCTATCTTCTTTTAAAACAATTTTAAATATGATAAAAGATATGGGAAATCTAAGAATAGGAAACTCCTCAGGATGGAGTTATGTGTCATTATTTAATTTATTAAATGAAAATAATAAAATAGCTTTAAGAAATAGGTTATACAGAGATCATGGTGATTTGCCGGCACCAGCATCAAGGAAATTAGTGGTATATAAAAATGAAGATGCATTTTCCCCATTAGGTTGGTTAAAAATAAATAATATAGAGGTGGAATAG
- a CDS encoding ABC transporter ATP-binding protein: MKDPILKVNNLHTYFNTEDGEVRAVRGVSFEVHEGETLAIVGESGSGKSVTSLSIMRLLDENGRIAEGEILYKGQDISKIPEDDMRHIRGKEIAMIFQEPMTALNPVFTVGDQIIEMIMLHMGMDEKSARERAIDLLRKVGIPEPEKRVDQYPHELSGGMRQRAMIAMALSCNPKVLIADEPTTALDVTIQAQILELMKELQREYGMAIIFITHDLGVVAEMSDKAAVMYAGKVVEYGDIVSIFKRPKNPYTWGLMQSIPKLNEEVDRLMSIPGTVPNPRRFPKGCGFSNRCFLAKERCKDEMPELMEVEPGHYSRCFYIDELVKEVEKSRVGEK; the protein is encoded by the coding sequence ATGAAAGACCCAATATTAAAGGTCAATAATTTACATACATATTTCAATACAGAAGATGGTGAAGTAAGAGCAGTTAGGGGAGTATCCTTTGAGGTTCACGAAGGAGAAACACTAGCTATAGTTGGAGAATCAGGTTCGGGTAAGTCGGTAACCTCATTAAGTATTATGAGATTGCTCGATGAAAATGGAAGAATCGCTGAAGGTGAAATATTATACAAAGGTCAAGATATAAGCAAAATTCCAGAAGATGATATGAGACATATAAGAGGAAAAGAAATTGCAATGATTTTCCAGGAACCAATGACAGCATTAAATCCAGTATTTACAGTAGGTGATCAAATAATAGAAATGATAATGCTTCATATGGGAATGGATGAAAAATCTGCAAGAGAAAGAGCAATAGACTTATTAAGAAAAGTTGGTATTCCTGAACCAGAAAAACGTGTTGACCAATATCCACATGAATTATCTGGTGGTATGAGACAAAGAGCCATGATTGCTATGGCATTATCATGTAATCCAAAAGTTTTGATTGCTGATGAACCTACCACTGCATTAGATGTTACCATTCAAGCACAAATATTAGAATTAATGAAAGAATTGCAAAGAGAATATGGTATGGCAATTATCTTTATAACTCATGATTTAGGTGTTGTTGCAGAAATGTCTGATAAAGCAGCTGTTATGTATGCTGGAAAAGTTGTAGAATATGGTGATATAGTATCTATATTCAAAAGACCTAAGAATCCATACACATGGGGTTTAATGCAATCTATACCTAAATTAAACGAAGAAGTAGACAGATTAATGTCTATTCCAGGGACAGTTCCTAACCCAAGAAGATTCCCTAAAGGTTGTGGATTTTCCAATAGATGTTTCTTAGCAAAAGAAAGATGTAAAGATGAAATGCCTGAATTGATGGAAGTTGAACCAGGACATTACTCAAGATGTTTCTATATAGATGAATTAGTAAAAGAAGTAGAGAAATCAAGGGTAGGTGAAAAATAA
- the cas6 gene encoding CRISPR-associated endoribonuclease Cas6, giving the protein MRLKLYLDYEELNLPIHYNHIIQAMILKYINNKEYAEFIHDKGYEYGKRKYKMYTFSRIFGEYEIKKNFVKYKNQGQLIISSADNQLMMYLMDQMFKNPIIELLNQKIKITKIDYSSIIPSEELLVKTKSAITVYSTFEKDKKKKTYYYSPYETEFNELIKRNLINKYKAFYGKEPKSDNFYIKQTKNPKEVISKYKNIIIKGWMGQFKLKGDPELLQFAYDSGIGSKNSIGFGCIEKI; this is encoded by the coding sequence ATGAGATTAAAACTATATTTAGATTATGAAGAATTAAATTTACCAATACACTATAATCATATTATACAAGCGATGATTTTAAAATATATAAATAATAAGGAATATGCAGAGTTTATACATGATAAAGGTTATGAATATGGAAAAAGAAAATATAAAATGTATACATTTTCAAGAATATTCGGTGAATATGAAATAAAAAAGAATTTTGTGAAATATAAAAATCAAGGACAATTGATTATATCTTCAGCAGATAATCAATTAATGATGTATTTAATGGATCAGATGTTTAAAAATCCAATAATTGAATTATTAAATCAAAAAATAAAAATAACGAAAATAGATTATTCTTCTATAATACCTTCTGAAGAATTGCTTGTAAAAACAAAATCTGCAATTACAGTTTACTCTACATTTGAAAAAGACAAAAAGAAGAAAACATACTATTACTCTCCTTATGAAACTGAATTCAATGAATTAATAAAAAGAAATTTGATAAATAAATATAAAGCTTTTTATGGTAAAGAACCAAAAAGCGATAATTTTTATATTAAGCAAACAAAAAATCCAAAAGAAGTAATTTCAAAATACAAAAACATAATCATAAAAGGTTGGATGGGCCAATTTAAATTAAAAGGCGATCCAGAATTACTTCAATTTGCATATGATAGTGGTATAGGAAGTAAAAATTCAATAGGTTTTGGATGTATAGAAAAAATATAA
- a CDS encoding ABC transporter ATP-binding protein → MSQDKKILLQVDNLKKYFPVRAGVFKRVVAHVKAVDDVSFKVYEGETIGLVGESGCGKSTTGMTILRLLNPTAGRIVVDGLDTTPLFLPKTRANKYIHEIYVSRFNELKNKYKSEDEVIKNLSDEIDKKYAKIYFEKGYHGLHNEMLSNLNEKRKWFRRNMQIIFQDPYSSLNPRLRIRSIIAEGLFTHGLVKSGAEATEKIKDLLEKVGLSSEYIYRFPHEFSGGQRQRIGIARALALNPKLIVADEAVSALDVSIQSQVINLLEDLQKEFKLTYVFIAHDLAVVKHISDRVAVMYLGKIVELADKKTLFDNPLHPYTVSLMSAIPIPDPEYKKKRIILQGDVPSPINPPSGCRFHTRCPIAKDICSKKEPPLVDMGDGHMVACHFAGQFKG, encoded by the coding sequence ATGTCTCAAGATAAAAAAATATTATTGCAAGTAGATAATTTAAAAAAATATTTCCCTGTTAGAGCTGGCGTTTTTAAAAGAGTTGTAGCTCATGTTAAAGCTGTTGATGATGTTTCTTTTAAAGTATATGAAGGTGAAACAATTGGATTAGTTGGAGAATCTGGTTGTGGTAAAAGTACAACAGGAATGACAATTTTAAGATTATTAAATCCTACAGCAGGTAGAATAGTTGTAGATGGTTTGGATACAACACCTTTATTTTTACCTAAAACAAGAGCAAATAAATATATACATGAAATATATGTAAGTAGATTTAATGAGTTAAAAAATAAATATAAATCAGAAGATGAAGTAATAAAAAATCTTTCAGATGAAATAGATAAAAAATATGCAAAAATATATTTTGAAAAAGGATATCATGGATTACATAATGAAATGTTATCTAACTTAAATGAAAAAAGAAAATGGTTTAGAAGAAACATGCAAATTATATTCCAGGATCCATATTCTTCATTGAACCCAAGATTAAGAATAAGAAGTATAATAGCAGAAGGTTTATTTACACATGGCCTTGTAAAAAGCGGAGCAGAAGCAACAGAAAAAATAAAAGATTTATTAGAAAAAGTTGGTTTATCATCAGAATATATATATAGGTTCCCACACGAATTCTCAGGTGGTCAAAGACAGAGAATTGGTATTGCAAGGGCATTGGCATTAAACCCAAAACTAATTGTTGCTGATGAAGCTGTTTCTGCATTAGATGTATCTATTCAATCACAGGTAATAAACTTATTAGAAGATTTACAAAAAGAATTTAAATTAACATATGTATTTATTGCTCACGACTTGGCCGTAGTTAAACATATTTCAGATAGAGTTGCAGTTATGTATCTTGGTAAAATAGTAGAATTAGCAGACAAGAAAACATTATTTGATAATCCATTACATCCATATACAGTATCATTAATGTCTGCTATACCAATACCAGATCCTGAATACAAGAAAAAGAGAATCATTTTGCAAGGAGATGTTCCAAGTCCTATTAATCCTCCAAGTGGATGTAGATTCCATACAAGATGTCCAATAGCAAAAGACATTTGTTCTAAAAAAGAACCACCACTAGTAGATATGGGTGATGGACATATGGTAGCTTGTCACTTTGCAGGACAATTTAAAGGATAA
- the csm3 gene encoding type III-A CRISPR-associated RAMP protein Csm3 → MTGKIIEKIIIKGKIELKSGLHIGGADFGISIGGIDSPVIRNPLTNEPYIPGSSLKGKMRSLLEKVLDVDFETFGSGKNKVKRHECNDENCKVCRLFGSSIDKNKSIPSKIIVRDSYLTKESKELLEKLDTDLPYTEWKTENSLDRITAAASPRQIERVPAGTKFEFEIVYNVENENHKKEDIENIFKLLELVEEDYLGKGGSRGNGKVEFTIEKIAKKDREYFINGNNLFEKEYGLSPKEMLNKLQEILE, encoded by the coding sequence ATGACGGGGAAAATAATTGAAAAAATAATTATAAAAGGGAAAATTGAGTTAAAAAGTGGTTTACATATAGGAGGAGCAGATTTTGGTATTAGTATAGGAGGTATTGATTCACCAGTAATAAGAAATCCTTTAACAAATGAACCTTATATACCTGGTAGTTCATTAAAAGGAAAAATGAGATCATTATTGGAAAAGGTTTTAGATGTTGATTTTGAAACATTTGGTTCTGGTAAAAATAAAGTAAAAAGACACGAATGTAACGATGAAAATTGTAAAGTTTGTAGGCTTTTTGGATCTTCTATTGACAAAAATAAAAGTATTCCATCGAAAATAATAGTAAGAGACTCATATTTGACAAAAGAAAGTAAAGAATTATTGGAAAAATTAGATACAGATTTACCGTATACAGAATGGAAAACAGAAAATTCATTAGATAGAATTACTGCAGCAGCGAGTCCGAGGCAAATAGAAAGAGTACCTGCAGGTACAAAATTTGAGTTTGAAATTGTATATAATGTAGAAAATGAAAATCATAAAAAAGAAGATATAGAAAACATCTTTAAGTTATTAGAATTAGTAGAAGAAGATTATTTAGGTAAAGGTGGATCAAGAGGTAATGGTAAAGTTGAGTTTACAATAGAAAAAATTGCAAAAAAAGATAGAGAATATTTTATAAATGGAAATAATTTATTTGAAAAAGAATATGGGTTATCTCCAAAAGAAATGTTAAATAAACTCCAAGAAATACTGGAGTGA
- the cas10 gene encoding type III-A CRISPR-associated protein Cas10/Csm1 produces MDEKIPISYLTSELWRIFFRKEKKKFSYEEVKKLLGLENDYNPEIMSELKFLELEDENEKNVNQKLVNVFSTVKKSNNSKKIKSYFPLSIIEYENNYEKIIFPDTQNTTTYEEIINNLKEDFKKDQSLKKILFLMEKHLSFVPATTGEETEISLYEHSRVKSQIYTSYILAENKEKPFLLLHGDMSGTQKFIYTINTKGALKSLRARSVYLQLLQEVFVDKLLEELDLSRIHIHFIGGGNFYLILPNTEKNKKIIEKVISEFNNWIISNHPELQIITNLEEFSISELKDNIANVFSRSSKKINEKKYHPYTSETLSELFKVKYEKVSSDKICDVCNVYTENLIEKNDLKVCHFCDSMIEFGKDLIEGNAVIEDPYGYLEIFNKRYVVVKEINKDQKGYIYNLGKYLKRQNKLTPILLSLYTPKSHTTLEELSEKSIGRKLIGVFRSDVDNLGSIFSTYIEQPSLQKVSTLSKMLNRFFSSYIPTICAGKIPKKYEKRIFYVNENNSPERNVMIIYAGGDDLFYIGAWNEVFESSLEIKNIFDDFVKNPDITLSGGLVLENNKTALKWLAEFSGSAEDMAKSNKKDGKEKDSLTLMPDFTMKNSTFFWNDIEDIYKLIRKIIGEDRISNENQKVNIKDYKNNISRSLLYKLFGISQNVVLKDSEQEREEEENLQKPLLYYTYAKGNEEDKKIIGSILDEKINSKLFKTIQIVDLYIRK; encoded by the coding sequence GTGGATGAAAAAATACCTATATCTTATTTAACATCGGAATTATGGCGTATTTTTTTTAGAAAAGAAAAGAAAAAGTTTTCATATGAAGAAGTGAAAAAACTTTTAGGTTTAGAAAATGATTATAATCCAGAAATTATGAGTGAATTAAAATTTTTGGAGTTAGAAGATGAAAATGAAAAAAATGTAAATCAAAAATTAGTAAATGTTTTTTCAACAGTTAAAAAAAGTAATAATTCAAAAAAAATTAAAAGTTATTTCCCATTAAGTATAATTGAATATGAAAATAATTATGAAAAAATAATATTTCCTGATACCCAAAATACCACTACATATGAGGAAATAATAAATAATTTAAAAGAGGATTTTAAAAAAGATCAATCATTAAAAAAGATATTGTTTTTAATGGAAAAACATCTTTCATTCGTTCCAGCAACAACAGGTGAAGAAACAGAAATATCATTATATGAACATTCTAGAGTAAAATCTCAGATTTATACATCATATATATTAGCAGAAAACAAAGAAAAACCATTCCTTCTTTTACACGGAGATATGTCTGGAACACAAAAATTTATATATACAATAAACACTAAAGGAGCTTTAAAATCTTTAAGAGCTCGTTCAGTCTATTTACAATTATTACAAGAAGTATTTGTTGATAAATTATTAGAGGAATTAGACCTATCAAGAATTCATATTCATTTTATTGGTGGTGGCAATTTTTATTTAATATTACCTAATACTGAAAAAAATAAAAAAATTATAGAAAAAGTTATTTCAGAATTTAATAATTGGATAATATCTAATCATCCTGAATTACAAATAATAACAAATTTAGAAGAATTTTCTATTTCGGAATTAAAAGATAATATAGCAAATGTATTTAGTAGAAGTTCAAAAAAAATAAATGAAAAAAAATATCATCCATATACATCTGAAACCTTAAGTGAATTATTTAAAGTAAAATATGAAAAAGTATCTTCTGATAAAATATGTGATGTTTGTAATGTCTATACAGAAAATCTTATAGAAAAAAATGATTTAAAAGTATGCCATTTTTGTGATTCAATGATAGAATTTGGAAAAGATTTAATAGAAGGTAATGCGGTAATAGAAGATCCATACGGTTATTTAGAAATATTTAATAAAAGATATGTAGTAGTTAAAGAAATAAACAAAGATCAAAAGGGATATATATATAATTTAGGAAAATATTTAAAAAGACAAAATAAACTAACCCCAATTTTATTGTCATTATATACTCCTAAATCACATACAACATTAGAGGAATTAAGTGAAAAATCTATAGGTAGAAAATTAATAGGTGTATTTAGATCAGATGTGGATAATCTTGGTTCTATATTTTCAACATATATAGAACAACCATCTTTACAAAAAGTAAGTACATTATCAAAAATGCTTAATAGATTTTTCTCATCATATATACCTACAATATGTGCCGGTAAAATACCTAAAAAATATGAAAAAAGAATCTTTTATGTAAACGAGAACAATTCTCCTGAAAGGAATGTAATGATAATATATGCTGGTGGAGATGATTTGTTCTATATTGGAGCTTGGAATGAAGTGTTTGAAAGTTCATTAGAAATAAAAAATATCTTCGATGATTTTGTAAAAAATCCAGATATAACTCTATCAGGTGGTTTGGTTTTAGAAAACAATAAGACTGCATTAAAATGGTTGGCGGAATTTTCAGGAAGTGCAGAAGATATGGCTAAATCAAATAAAAAAGATGGAAAAGAAAAAGATTCATTAACATTAATGCCAGACTTTACTATGAAAAACTCAACCTTTTTCTGGAATGATATAGAAGATATATATAAGCTTATAAGAAAAATAATTGGGGAAGACAGAATAAGTAATGAAAATCAAAAAGTTAATATAAAAGATTATAAAAATAATATAAGTAGATCATTATTATATAAACTTTTTGGTATATCTCAGAATGTCGTTTTAAAAGATTCTGAACAAGAAAGAGAAGAAGAAGAAAATTTACAAAAACCATTACTATATTATACATATGCAAAAGGTAATGAAGAAGATAAAAAAATAATTGGAAGTATATTAGACGAAAAAATAAATAGTAAATTATTTAAAACAATACAAATAGTAGATTTATACATTAGAAAATAA
- the csm4 gene encoding type III-A CRISPR-associated RAMP protein Csm4, whose protein sequence is MGVYIVELKFKSFIHKTSHKDDETTELPNSNTILGMLGNSLNKIKPDEETYEFINSIRLSSLFPKIKNEYLIPKPFKLPEKIEAEKFKKIKKAPYIFLSNLENWLKNAKIPDEFKSIKTILPGVAIDRIENSTALYLVSALSIKDAFYFLIELPEEQKHNLEIALRISEDEGLGGYRKTRGFGAFDFEIKETKNTLFEKYLYSDKYNYILNLGMYIPTKEEIYKITDKSYYKIKEYRSFDTRSGDLKPTVKYFEEGSLFDFEIKGKNVKTTINNSIISGTPIYLKVNWSDINV, encoded by the coding sequence ATGGGAGTATATATAGTAGAATTAAAATTTAAGTCGTTTATCCATAAAACTTCGCATAAGGATGATGAAACTACCGAATTACCAAATTCAAATACTATATTAGGAATGTTAGGGAATTCATTAAATAAAATAAAACCTGATGAAGAAACATATGAATTTATTAATTCTATAAGATTATCATCATTATTTCCAAAAATAAAAAACGAATATTTAATTCCTAAACCATTCAAATTACCTGAAAAAATTGAAGCAGAAAAATTCAAAAAAATAAAAAAAGCCCCATATATATTTTTATCAAACTTAGAAAATTGGTTAAAAAATGCAAAAATACCAGATGAATTTAAATCAATTAAAACTATATTACCAGGGGTGGCAATAGACAGAATAGAAAATTCAACAGCTTTATATTTAGTTAGTGCTTTGAGTATTAAAGATGCTTTTTATTTCCTAATTGAATTACCAGAAGAACAAAAACATAATCTAGAAATTGCGTTAAGAATCTCTGAAGATGAAGGATTGGGCGGATATAGAAAAACAAGGGGATTCGGCGCATTTGATTTTGAAATTAAAGAAACAAAAAATACATTATTTGAAAAATATTTATATAGCGATAAATACAATTATATATTAAACCTAGGAATGTATATACCAACAAAAGAAGAAATATACAAAATTACAGACAAATCTTATTATAAAATAAAAGAATATAGATCATTTGACACAAGAAGTGGCGATTTAAAACCTACAGTAAAATATTTTGAAGAAGGAAGTTTATTCGATTTTGAAATAAAAGGGAAAAATGTGAAGACAACAATAAACAATAGTATTATTTCTGGAACTCCAATATATTTAAAAGTGAATTGGAGTGATATAAATGTTTAA